A genomic window from Microscilla marina ATCC 23134 includes:
- a CDS encoding NAD kinase: MNIAIHGRTFRTETTPYVQGMFKELKQRGIDVQVSSIFYEFLKEVGVDPLSTSIYTNKDDLKGADFLFSLGGDGTLLESVTQVADKEIPILGINTGRLGFLATTAPEEIGAAISSICKGYYRIDSRSLVSLESDTDIFDGLNFGLNELAITKRDTSSMIVVHTYINGEYLNSYWADGLIVSTPTGSTGYSLSCGGPVVLPESNNFIIAPISPHNLNVRPLIISDDSIISFEIEGRSKNFLVSLDSRSKVIDASVQIAVKKERFRTQLLKMNEDNFLNTLRRKLSWGLDIRN, from the coding sequence ATGAATATTGCCATACATGGAAGAACATTTCGCACAGAAACTACGCCTTATGTACAAGGAATGTTTAAAGAATTAAAACAAAGAGGGATTGATGTACAAGTGTCATCAATATTTTATGAGTTTCTGAAAGAGGTAGGTGTTGATCCTTTGAGTACTTCTATTTACACCAATAAGGATGATCTTAAAGGTGCAGATTTCTTATTTAGTCTTGGGGGAGACGGCACTCTGCTTGAGTCTGTGACCCAAGTAGCAGATAAAGAAATACCAATTTTGGGCATCAATACAGGGCGTTTAGGTTTTTTGGCAACTACTGCGCCAGAAGAAATAGGGGCAGCCATCAGTAGTATATGCAAGGGGTATTACCGTATAGACTCGCGAAGTTTGGTAAGCCTAGAGTCTGACACTGATATTTTTGACGGCTTGAATTTTGGCTTGAATGAGTTGGCAATTACAAAAAGAGACACTTCGTCAATGATTGTGGTACACACATATATCAATGGTGAATACTTGAACTCTTACTGGGCAGATGGTTTGATCGTTTCAACACCCACTGGTTCTACAGGTTATTCTTTAAGTTGTGGTGGACCAGTAGTACTACCCGAATCAAACAACTTTATCATTGCGCCAATTAGCCCACATAACTTAAACGTAAGGCCTTTGATTATTTCAGATGACAGCATTATATCATTCGAGATAGAAGGCAGAAGTAAAAATTTCTTGGTTTCGTTAGATTCTCGTTCTAAAGTAATAGATGCATCAGTACAGATAGCAGTGAAAAAAGAGCGATTTAGAACACAGCTGCTAAAAATGAATGAAGATAATTTTTTAAATACATTGCGAAGAAAACTTAGTTGGGGGTTAGATATTCGTAACTAA
- the porG gene encoding type IX secretion system protein PorG, protein MKSLKYIFIAILASVLVYSPAKAQIHEVGIMAGLASYKGEMSQYFPNLHQIDNIANRIAVGAFYRGNFSRSISIRGNFTYGKVDGTDANGTDFISQQRGHFFQTDLLELSAQIEYNFRDFRRNLKFPETWTPYLFVGVGGMKMSPRYNLLPTYDLYSITIPIGIGMKFMLNDKLNLGMEFGARKTFTDFIDDIGVNVDQAGTPRNPLYFTGNTADNDMYFFTGFTLSYVMPIPKRLCPIKIKTF, encoded by the coding sequence ATGAAATCTCTCAAATATATATTCATAGCTATTTTAGCCTCTGTATTGGTTTACTCTCCTGCAAAAGCACAAATACATGAGGTAGGGATAATGGCTGGACTTGCCAGCTACAAAGGTGAAATGTCCCAATATTTTCCTAACTTACATCAGATAGATAATATTGCAAATCGTATAGCGGTTGGCGCTTTTTATCGTGGAAACTTTAGCCGATCTATTAGTATCAGGGGAAACTTTACTTACGGAAAAGTTGATGGTACCGATGCTAATGGTACTGATTTTATATCTCAACAGCGGGGACATTTCTTTCAGACCGACTTGCTGGAGCTATCTGCACAGATAGAATATAACTTTAGAGATTTTAGACGCAACCTCAAGTTTCCTGAAACCTGGACTCCTTATCTTTTTGTTGGTGTGGGTGGTATGAAAATGTCTCCCCGATATAATCTTCTACCTACTTATGACTTATACTCTATCACTATCCCAATAGGTATAGGCATGAAGTTTATGTTGAATGATAAACTCAACCTGGGGATGGAGTTTGGCGCCCGTAAAACTTTTACTGATTTTATTGATGATATTGGAGTAAATGTAGATCAAGCTGGTACTCCACGCAACCCCCTTTACTTTACTGGCAATACTGCCGATAATGATATGTACTTCTTTACTGGTTTTACGCTTAGCTATGTAATGCCAATTCCCAAAAGACTTTGCCCTATAAAAATTAAAACTTTTTAA
- a CDS encoding OmpH family outer membrane protein encodes MDTKKVFGLKALLLGVILLGSFGQVMAQAPAKIGYFDTGYVFSNLPEYKKIQSALDIYKKQLTAEANKKQKEMQSKIAEYQKLASAKPATPVAILQTRQQEITKLDQELRQFQQAARQQSLQKENALINPVTKKVQTSIDKVAKANNFAIIIKKEALLYEVPGDNISDLVLKDLGVTVTKKGNK; translated from the coding sequence ATGGATACAAAAAAAGTTTTTGGTTTAAAAGCACTATTATTAGGTGTGATCTTATTAGGGAGCTTTGGGCAAGTGATGGCTCAGGCACCTGCCAAAATAGGGTATTTTGATACGGGATATGTGTTTAGCAACTTACCTGAATATAAGAAAATCCAAAGTGCGTTGGATATATACAAAAAGCAATTGACGGCAGAGGCTAATAAAAAGCAAAAAGAAATGCAAAGTAAAATTGCCGAATACCAGAAATTGGCAAGTGCCAAACCTGCTACACCAGTGGCTATACTTCAGACACGTCAACAAGAGATTACCAAACTTGACCAGGAGTTACGTCAGTTTCAGCAAGCTGCCCGACAGCAGTCTTTACAGAAGGAAAATGCGTTAATTAACCCTGTTACCAAGAAAGTACAAACATCTATTGACAAGGTAGCCAAGGCTAATAACTTTGCTATCATAATTAAAAAAGAAGCTTTGCTATACGAAGTGCCTGGTGATAATATCTCAGACTTGGTATTGAAAGATTTGGGGGTAACGGTTACGAAGAAAGGCAATAAATAA
- the bamA gene encoding outer membrane protein assembly factor BamA, translating to MKKQVKLPRFRGFSVLGLILCSLVISITQTQAQVVDIDYRTPKQYIIGGVTVTGAKYLSPNVLISISGLKTGDKILIPGPKVSSAIKRLWKQGILGDVKLSIAKVEGDKVFFNIQVKERPRLTRVQYENFTRGQRDKVGENIKLGRILTSSKKKNIKQRTKEYFIGKGFLDAEVFLEEIPDKLVANGVILKIKVVKKSKVKVRRINFTGNKVFSDKKLRRKLKATKQKKWYRIFKRSKYVQSNFEEDKAKLIAYYNRQGFRDARIIEDKVSRGKDGLVYIDIKIEEGRRYYFRSITWQGNYLYSDEQLGKVLGINKGDVYNLEDLNKRLNFSQTSLDITSLYMDDGYLFFRVTPVEVSIEGDSIDVAMQIYEGPQATINKVILKGNTKTSDHVVIREVRTTPGQKFSRRNIIRTQREIIGLQYFNPENLDIKPVPHPENGNVDIEYTVEEKPSDQIELSGGWGGGFGFIGTLGLVFNNFSVRKMGRLSNWRPLPSGDGQRLALRMQANGTRFQTYSLTFTEPWLGGRKPNSFTVSLSHSIQRNIQFDQVLGSLQVSSVTLSLGRRLKWPDNYFTVINSLGYQVYNNDNFSAFTSAGISQSFTFNTVISRNSIDNPTYSRNGSSLSLSINLTPPYSLFNNKDYTTLSDQEKFALIEYHKWMFDASFFTPIVGDLVFHTRAHFGFLGLYNADVGYGPFERFILGGDGLSGQNFLLGNDIIGLRGYNNNSIQPVRLTDGRQEAGIAFNKFVMELRYPISLNPSATIFILGFLEGGNNWGSYANFNPFDIYRSAGIGARIFMPAFGMLGLDWGYGFDEVRGAPGANKGQFHFTIGQILR from the coding sequence ATGAAAAAGCAAGTTAAATTGCCCCGTTTTCGGGGATTTTCAGTTTTAGGACTAATACTATGCTCATTAGTAATTTCTATTACACAAACCCAGGCACAAGTAGTAGATATAGACTACAGAACTCCAAAACAATATATCATAGGTGGTGTTACCGTTACAGGAGCCAAATACTTATCCCCCAATGTGTTAATCTCCATTTCTGGTTTAAAAACAGGTGACAAGATTTTGATTCCTGGACCTAAAGTAAGTAGCGCTATAAAACGCTTATGGAAGCAAGGGATTTTGGGAGATGTAAAGTTGTCAATTGCGAAAGTTGAAGGAGATAAAGTCTTTTTCAATATTCAGGTAAAAGAAAGACCCCGACTGACAAGGGTGCAGTATGAGAATTTTACCCGAGGGCAAAGAGATAAAGTAGGAGAAAATATTAAGCTTGGGCGAATTTTGACAAGTTCCAAGAAAAAGAATATCAAACAAAGAACAAAAGAATACTTTATAGGTAAAGGATTTTTGGATGCTGAAGTCTTTTTAGAAGAAATTCCTGATAAATTGGTAGCAAACGGTGTAATTCTGAAAATCAAAGTTGTAAAGAAAAGCAAGGTCAAGGTTCGTCGTATTAACTTTACAGGAAACAAGGTTTTTTCAGATAAAAAACTAAGGCGAAAGTTAAAAGCTACTAAGCAAAAAAAGTGGTATAGAATATTCAAAAGATCAAAGTATGTACAAAGCAACTTTGAAGAAGATAAAGCCAAGCTGATTGCTTATTATAATAGACAGGGGTTTAGAGATGCCCGAATTATAGAAGATAAAGTAAGTAGAGGCAAAGATGGCCTAGTATACATTGATATAAAAATAGAAGAAGGACGTCGTTACTATTTTAGAAGTATTACCTGGCAAGGTAACTACTTGTATAGTGATGAACAACTTGGAAAAGTTTTAGGCATTAATAAAGGAGATGTCTATAACCTGGAAGACTTAAATAAACGCTTGAATTTTAGCCAAACCAGTTTAGACATTACCTCTCTATATATGGATGATGGCTACTTGTTTTTTAGAGTAACCCCTGTGGAGGTATCTATAGAAGGAGACTCTATTGATGTAGCAATGCAAATTTATGAAGGACCTCAAGCCACTATTAATAAGGTAATACTTAAAGGAAATACCAAAACAAGTGACCACGTAGTAATACGCGAAGTGAGAACTACCCCCGGTCAAAAGTTTAGCCGACGTAACATCATTCGTACCCAACGAGAGATCATTGGTTTACAGTATTTTAACCCCGAAAACCTAGACATTAAGCCTGTTCCACATCCTGAAAATGGAAATGTAGACATTGAGTACACAGTAGAAGAAAAGCCCAGTGACCAAATAGAGTTATCTGGTGGTTGGGGTGGAGGCTTTGGTTTCATTGGTACCCTAGGGCTTGTTTTTAACAACTTTTCAGTGCGTAAAATGGGGCGCTTAAGCAACTGGCGACCTTTGCCTTCTGGCGATGGACAACGCCTTGCCTTGAGAATGCAGGCGAATGGTACAAGGTTTCAGACTTATTCTTTGACCTTTACTGAGCCGTGGTTAGGTGGACGTAAACCCAATTCATTTACCGTATCTCTTAGTCATTCTATTCAGCGTAATATTCAGTTTGATCAGGTGCTTGGTTCTTTACAAGTTTCAAGTGTGACCTTGAGTTTAGGTAGAAGGTTGAAATGGCCAGATAACTATTTTACAGTGATCAACTCTCTTGGTTATCAGGTGTACAACAATGATAATTTTAGTGCTTTTACATCTGCGGGCATTTCTCAAAGTTTTACATTTAATACTGTAATCTCACGAAATAGCATTGATAACCCTACTTATTCACGTAACGGGTCTAGCTTGTCTCTGAGTATCAATTTAACCCCTCCCTACTCTTTGTTTAACAACAAGGATTACACAACATTATCTGACCAGGAAAAGTTTGCATTGATAGAATACCATAAATGGATGTTCGATGCATCATTCTTTACTCCAATAGTGGGCGATTTGGTTTTCCATACTCGTGCACACTTTGGTTTCTTAGGTTTGTATAATGCTGATGTTGGGTATGGACCTTTCGAAAGATTTATATTAGGAGGTGATGGTTTATCAGGGCAAAACTTTCTTTTAGGCAACGATATTATTGGTTTACGAGGATATAATAATAACAGTATACAGCCAGTGCGCCTGACAGACGGAAGGCAGGAAGCAGGTATTGCTTTTAATAAATTTGTGATGGAGCTACGTTATCCTATTTCACTGAATCCTTCAGCAACCATCTTTATCTTAGGTTTTCTTGAAGGTGGAAATAACTGGGGTAGCTATGCTAACTTTAATCCTTTCGATATTTACAGGTCTGCTGGTATTGGAGCACGTATCTTTATGCCTGCTTTCGGTATGCTTGGCTTAGACTGGGGATATGGATTTGATGAGGTTAGGGGGGCTCCTGGAGCAAACAAAGGACAGTTTCACTTTACGATTGGACAAATCTTACGATAG
- a CDS encoding S66 peptidase family protein produces the protein MRPPYLQPGQKVAIVAPARSINEAEIKMAVSIFEGWGLQVVLGKNLFNTHYQFAGTDEERAGDFQQMLDEPEIRAIICARGGYGTTRIVDQLDFTKFLKYPKWIVGFSDVTVLHCHLHNLRVETIHGVMPLLFPKQTEVSIESLKQALFGQPLKISSVLSVMNKLGNAEGVVVGGNLTLFANAIGTPSEINTDGKILFLEEVNEYLYHIDRMMVQLKRAKKLDNLAGLIIGHFSGVKDNDAFFGQTVYEIINDLTRDLRYPVCYNFPVGHEKHNMTVICNRLARLQVTEKRVEMQFQ, from the coding sequence ATGAGACCTCCTTATTTACAACCGGGGCAAAAAGTAGCCATTGTGGCGCCAGCTAGAAGTATTAATGAGGCTGAAATTAAGATGGCAGTATCTATTTTTGAGGGTTGGGGTTTGCAAGTAGTGTTAGGCAAAAACTTATTTAATACCCACTATCAGTTTGCAGGTACAGACGAAGAGCGGGCAGGAGACTTTCAGCAAATGTTAGATGAACCCGAGATTAGAGCCATTATATGCGCAAGAGGGGGGTATGGAACTACCAGGATTGTAGATCAATTAGATTTTACCAAGTTCTTAAAGTACCCAAAATGGATTGTGGGGTTTAGTGATGTAACCGTGTTGCACTGTCATTTGCATAACCTAAGGGTAGAAACTATTCATGGCGTTATGCCTTTACTTTTTCCTAAACAGACAGAAGTATCTATAGAGAGCTTGAAACAGGCCTTGTTTGGGCAACCTCTTAAAATTAGTTCGGTATTGAGTGTGATGAATAAGCTGGGCAATGCAGAAGGAGTTGTTGTAGGCGGAAACCTCACGTTGTTTGCAAACGCTATAGGTACCCCTTCGGAAATAAATACAGATGGGAAAATATTATTTCTTGAGGAGGTAAACGAGTACTTATACCATATAGACCGAATGATGGTGCAGCTTAAACGTGCCAAAAAACTGGATAACCTGGCAGGATTAATTATAGGACATTTCTCTGGGGTAAAGGACAATGATGCGTTTTTTGGCCAAACAGTATATGAGATTATAAACGACTTGACGAGAGACTTAAGGTATCCGGTGTGTTACAATTTTCCGGTGGGGCACGAAAAGCATAACATGACAGTAATTTGTAATAGGCTGGCACGCTTGCAAGTAACAGAGAAACGGGTAGAAATGCAGTTTCAATAA
- a CDS encoding isoprenyl transferase has protein sequence MKDNINSENLPQHIAVIMDGNGRWAKKKGARRVFGHKNAVKAVRDVTEASAELGIKYLTLYAFSTENWSRPKAEVEALMKLLVSTIRKEVKTLVKNNVKLQSIGNRDDLPKGCQRELAEAIELTKDHTGLTLTLALSYSGRWDIVNAVKDIAHDVKNGKVDPHDINTNLFSKYLSTDKMPDPELMIRTSGEMRVSNFLLWQLAYSEIYISPILWPDFRREHLYEAIIDYQKRERRFGKTSEQVNLLND, from the coding sequence ATGAAAGATAATATAAATTCTGAAAATTTACCACAGCACATTGCTGTTATTATGGACGGCAACGGTAGATGGGCAAAGAAAAAAGGTGCTCGTCGTGTTTTTGGACACAAAAACGCTGTAAAAGCTGTAAGAGATGTTACAGAGGCATCAGCAGAGTTAGGCATCAAATACCTGACATTATATGCTTTTTCGACAGAAAACTGGTCTCGCCCTAAAGCCGAAGTTGAAGCCTTGATGAAGCTTTTGGTCTCTACTATACGTAAGGAGGTCAAGACGCTTGTCAAAAACAATGTAAAACTGCAATCTATTGGCAATAGAGATGATCTACCTAAGGGTTGTCAGCGTGAGTTGGCAGAAGCTATAGAGCTTACCAAAGATCATACAGGACTTACATTGACATTGGCTTTGAGTTATAGCGGACGCTGGGACATTGTGAATGCAGTGAAGGACATCGCACATGATGTGAAAAATGGTAAAGTTGATCCTCATGATATTAACACAAACCTCTTTTCTAAATACCTCAGCACCGATAAAATGCCTGACCCTGAGCTAATGATCAGGACAAGTGGCGAAATGAGGGTAAGTAATTTTTTGCTCTGGCAATTGGCTTACTCCGAAATTTACATATCACCTATTCTATGGCCGGATTTCAGGCGCGAACACTTGTATGAAGCAATTATAGATTACCAAAAACGAGAAAGACGATTTGGTAAGACTAGTGAACAAGTGAATTTATTAAATGATTAA
- a CDS encoding OmpH family outer membrane protein yields MKRIWTLMLGLCMLTLGTAQAQQYKIGYFDTQYVLPKMTEYKRAQTEMQTYTKKLEDEFKRKQQMFQKQVQAFRQQEAKMSAAARKAKGEQLSKQQMELQRFQQTAQTRIDKKRGNLLNPIYKKVEAALAVVAKEGKYNFIIRKETALFSNKKYDISDVVLKKLGIKTN; encoded by the coding sequence ATGAAAAGAATTTGGACTTTAATGTTGGGGCTATGTATGCTTACTTTGGGTACCGCACAGGCACAACAGTATAAAATAGGTTATTTTGATACTCAGTACGTGTTGCCTAAAATGACAGAGTATAAAAGAGCACAAACTGAGATGCAAACCTATACCAAGAAACTAGAAGATGAGTTTAAAAGAAAGCAGCAAATGTTTCAAAAACAAGTGCAGGCTTTTAGACAACAGGAAGCTAAAATGTCGGCTGCAGCCCGTAAAGCCAAAGGTGAGCAATTATCAAAACAACAAATGGAGTTACAACGGTTTCAGCAAACCGCCCAAACAAGGATAGATAAGAAAAGAGGCAATTTGTTGAATCCTATCTACAAAAAAGTAGAGGCAGCATTGGCAGTGGTAGCAAAAGAGGGTAAATATAACTTTATCATTCGAAAAGAAACTGCCTTGTTTTCAAACAAGAAATATGATATTTCTGATGTTGTTCTAAAAAAACTAGGTATTAAGACTAATTAA
- a CDS encoding DUF6089 family protein: MNKYRILLIITLLSLAGYNVEAQRFNRRVTEGFITVGAQVGTINYFGDMNPLTQYVAPEWRFLRPSIAINVQRKLSSNFHVRLEFTYGRLRGDDFISASPNNARHRYRYMRNTHFRNDIKELSLVGEYNIIGSSGKYYRRANFTPYILGGIAVFHHNPKAKTSDEFGGKWVALQPLGTEGQQSGVEGYAKPYARIQPALIFGAGVKWKLNDRTNLSFELAFRYLFFDQIDDVSGTYPDMGDLQSDLVRSLSNRTLETNNAVTGRSREPDLSRILEQVSPRVTYVGSDGNPYNTIAGFGSKGDKRGEAGNNDIYLVAGIRLSYIINVGLKCPQIR; the protein is encoded by the coding sequence ATGAATAAATATAGGATACTGCTAATTATCACTTTATTATCATTAGCTGGTTACAACGTAGAAGCACAAAGGTTTAACAGAAGAGTTACCGAAGGTTTTATTACAGTTGGGGCACAAGTGGGTACGATCAACTATTTTGGAGATATGAACCCTTTGACCCAATATGTGGCTCCCGAATGGCGTTTTTTGCGTCCAAGTATTGCCATCAATGTACAACGAAAACTTAGTAGTAATTTTCATGTACGCCTAGAATTTACTTATGGTCGTTTACGTGGCGACGATTTTATCTCTGCAAGTCCAAACAATGCACGACACCGTTATCGCTATATGCGTAATACTCACTTTCGAAACGATATTAAGGAATTATCGCTCGTGGGTGAGTATAATATTATAGGAAGCAGCGGAAAATATTACCGTCGGGCTAACTTTACTCCTTACATCCTAGGGGGAATTGCTGTATTTCATCATAATCCCAAGGCCAAAACTTCTGATGAGTTTGGGGGCAAATGGGTAGCTCTTCAGCCACTAGGTACCGAAGGGCAACAGTCAGGTGTAGAAGGTTACGCCAAGCCTTATGCCCGTATTCAACCGGCACTTATTTTTGGTGCAGGGGTAAAGTGGAAACTCAACGACCGTACTAACCTTTCGTTTGAATTGGCATTTCGTTATTTATTCTTTGATCAGATAGATGATGTAAGTGGCACTTACCCCGATATGGGTGACTTACAGAGTGATTTGGTTCGTTCATTATCTAATCGTACACTAGAAACAAACAATGCTGTAACAGGCAGAAGCCGTGAGCCAGACTTGAGTCGTATTCTAGAGCAAGTAAGCCCTCGAGTTACTTACGTAGGTAGTGATGGCAACCCTTACAATACGATTGCTGGCTTTGGAAGCAAAGGCGATAAAAGAGGGGAAGCTGGAAACAATGATATTTATCTTGTAGCTGGTATCAGACTATCCTATATCATTAATGTGGGTTTGAAGTGTCCTCAAATTAGATAA
- a CDS encoding OmpH family outer membrane protein: MLKSVFFSLACILVSATYASAQKFGFIDSNFILQQMESYKKAKAEIDKAATNWQQQVEAKLKAVERMRAKYIQEEILLTAEMKDERQKEIAKKEQEAREYQKKVFGYEGLLFQRRQELIKPAQEELQKAVKRVARRYKIQVVFDKSSDLIMIYASPTHDYTERVLVQLGLAEED, encoded by the coding sequence ATGTTAAAAAGTGTATTTTTTTCTCTTGCGTGTATACTTGTGAGCGCTACCTATGCAAGTGCTCAGAAGTTTGGCTTTATTGATTCTAATTTTATTCTACAACAAATGGAATCATATAAAAAAGCAAAGGCTGAAATTGACAAAGCTGCAACGAACTGGCAGCAACAAGTAGAGGCTAAGCTAAAAGCTGTAGAACGAATGCGTGCCAAGTATATTCAAGAAGAGATTCTGCTGACTGCAGAAATGAAGGATGAACGTCAGAAAGAAATTGCCAAGAAAGAACAAGAAGCCAGAGAATATCAAAAAAAGGTTTTTGGTTATGAGGGCTTATTGTTTCAGCGCAGGCAAGAGCTGATTAAACCTGCTCAAGAAGAATTGCAAAAAGCTGTCAAACGTGTGGCTAGGCGTTATAAAATCCAAGTGGTGTTTGATAAATCCAGTGATTTAATAATGATTTATGCCAGCCCAACCCATGATTATACAGAAAGGGTTTTGGTACAGTTAGGACTTGCCGAGGAGGATTAG
- a CDS encoding OmpH family outer membrane protein: MKKTTYILLLILLVSFTSNVLAQTSPKVRFIDLQYVAQQLPAFKKAQKDLSALRKQLESELLKKQGELKKKFGAYEKEAPTMSDLIRASREQELKRLQDELVKFDRTARQQTMVKEQQLLSPIYKSISKNVETYSAEKQIDFVLRKDQLVYDTKAFNISDDILRKMGITPKKITPKGSNNKK; encoded by the coding sequence ATGAAAAAAACTACTTATATATTATTACTTATCCTGTTGGTAAGTTTTACGTCGAATGTATTGGCTCAAACGTCGCCTAAAGTACGTTTTATAGACTTACAGTATGTGGCACAGCAACTTCCTGCTTTTAAGAAAGCACAAAAAGATTTGTCTGCCCTTAGAAAACAGTTGGAGTCAGAACTACTGAAAAAGCAAGGGGAGTTGAAAAAGAAGTTTGGCGCCTATGAAAAAGAAGCGCCTACTATGAGTGATTTGATTAGGGCAAGTCGTGAGCAGGAATTGAAAAGATTGCAAGATGAACTTGTAAAGTTTGATCGTACTGCCCGCCAACAAACGATGGTAAAAGAACAACAATTACTATCGCCTATTTACAAGAGCATCAGTAAGAATGTAGAAACTTATTCTGCTGAAAAGCAAATAGACTTTGTGTTGAGAAAAGACCAATTGGTATATGATACCAAAGCGTTTAATATATCTGACGATATACTAAGAAAAATGGGTATTACGCCTAAAAAGATTACTCCTAAAGGCTCAAATAATAAAAAATAA